ATCACGCGTTTGAAGAACTCACCGCCGAGAGACTCGCCTGGACATGGGGGGGTATCGGTGGGACTCTCAAAAGGAGAGCCACGTCGCGTCCGCGACATGGTGGGGATGCGGAGCACCCAGAGACCACGGATTCCTTCGCTGCGATAAGCAGGGGGCCGGTGTGTCCAGAAACAAGCCACTCGTCGCGCAGGTCGGAGGCCAGGTCGTTGTCTCGCTGATCGGCGAGATCGATCTCACGGTCAAGAGTGAGGTGCTGGCTTCCTTCGAGGATGCGATCGGGCTGATGCGGGTGCCCCATCTCCTCGTAGTCGTCAGCGGAGTCACGTTCATGGACTCCTCTGGTCTGGGCGCACTCGCCGCCGCCGTGAACAGGGTTCA
The Gemmatimonadales bacterium DNA segment above includes these coding regions:
- a CDS encoding STAS domain-containing protein — protein: MSRNKPLVAQVGGQVVVSLIGEIDLTVKSEVLASFEDAIGLMRVPHLLVVVSGVTFMDSSGLGALAAAVNRVQALGGTLSVVGASARLWRLFRIVQLDRLLTPLPSDAWRRADGSTCWASPSALPTHRATQPES